The Neodiprion lecontei isolate iyNeoLeco1 chromosome 6, iyNeoLeco1.1, whole genome shotgun sequence sequence GGTTTGCATAATTAGCCGCGGGATTATCCCGTTCCAACTTCAAACGGTGCAACAGCGACCTTCGGAGAGCAAAACGAAACGGGTAGGAGCTGTATAATTATCGTATGCATTAAGCGGAGAAGGGTagccgaaaattttggcaTAGTATTTCAGCCTGCAGCCTACTCAGGCACCGTAAAGTCGACACCGAGACTCAAGTTCCTAACGAGAACCTAATTAAACAGGTGATATAAGTCGCAGAGCAccataaatgaaatattttattaactagaGGCGCAACCTCGAGAGATAATCGCAATGGAACAAATTATCCGGTCACGTGATCGTTCTCTGTTTTCTCAAGTCGTTTTCATCCTCTATCTCACTCCTTCTTTCTCGTCATTTTCCGCATAATCCAATCAAACCATAACTCCTCTTCTGTCCCAAGGATTAGCCGATAATCCgccgagtgaaaaaaaagccACGAGCTCTGTGCCACTTCGTTAAAATACGCCGTACTCTAGCTCATAGCTATTAGGTTCACCGGAACGGTTGGAAAACTTGGAAAtgaagaacagaaaaaaactACCTTTGgtagaatgaaaatatcattcgGGAATCAACAGCGCAGCTGTTGCGTTCGATAATCGATACACGCAATTTGAAATCCCTCAGCGAATGAAAAGAcgcgatttaaaaatttcgtatCAAGTTATGACGCATAGAATATGGATTAAGCTTCTGCGATTCATCGATTAATCGTTATAGACTTCGATTTATTACTCATTCAACTGATCGGTCAtccgttttattcaaatttcggtAAGTCGTTTCTTCGATTAATCTATTAGTAGCACAGAGCTGCGATATTGATTAATTGCTCAATTTTCGGATTCACGCATTTCTCTTTCCTTTCGAAATTGAATCAACTTTTATCACGTTTATTTCGAAATTACGGCCATACTAAATTAAGCTCGCTAAAATCCCGCGTGTGGTGGATGAAAATTGCCAAGAAATAAGCTGACCAAATTTTTTCTGAACAAGTATTTCATCGCCGAGAACCAAGGAGAGCTGTAAGGTTCGCAAGATTGCTCGAACAAGGGGCCGAAGGGTACTCGGACGAACGGGAACGGGCgtataatttttgcaaatttttctcccaaCCTTCGCTGCAGCTTTACGGCCGAGTCTGATACCCATGCACACCGCCTCGTGACACGAGAGAAGTTTACGTCCCGCGTGTGTCTAGTATTGAGCTGTCAGCGCCGACTGTGTTCGGTCATACATCACAAGAGCGCTTGTTCGCCCAAGTCGACCTCCTCATCCCCGGAGGTCTCGGAGAGGTCGCCGAGGTCCTGGGGGATACCCGAGAGGGCGAGTATTGAGAGTTTGAGCGGGTCTTGGCGCCCCGCATTTTCCTATAACGGATGCGCAGCGTCCGAAATCGTCTTACGACTCTTACCTTGTACCAGAAAAGGAAGCGATGGAAGGATTTAAAATTATCCTGGCTTAATACTTGACCAAAAGGGCAAAGTTTTCTCGTCGCTGTATCAGCGAAACGCGCATTTCGCTATCctcaaattatatttattcaatagaCTACGAACTAGTTGCTCGAATTTCGAGgtaacaaattttgaaacgtaTCTATTGCTGAACCCAGTAATTACAGCTCggacaagattttttttaacaattgcACTGTAAGCTAGTCTAGTTGCGTTCAGCTAAAAAAGTTCCctcaatgtttgaaaaaaatctaaaacacTGCAATTTAAGTtagattttgaataataataataatgtatttctttataaataacaaaaacgtcgcctgtaaattataattattgaatatcTCGACTTTTTGCAACCAGTAACAATTTCGAGAAATAATCCGTCTCGAACGGTTTTCAGAAAATCCAATTAAcgatgaaatgattttttactaaaaTCTCTCAAACTGTACACATTttccgaatttcaaaaaataaccaaaaaatcTGATGTCGATCGCCATTGTTAAAAGCAAGGTGCTTACGGTTGATactgtgtgtttaaaatttttccccgaaacacagataattttttaatcatttaactcgattatttcttcaattataCTCTGAACTTATCTTTCGTCTTATCATGTTTTTCTCGCGACATATTTATGACTCGGTTGTACGTGTCACGTAGATACCTAAAACAGTCAGAGGCATCCGATCGTATCAATACCTAGGCAATTTCTTCCTCTGCTTGTGAGATTTTGCGATGTTAAATCCGCGCCGGTGATAACGAATTCAGATTCCGATGCAGGGGGGGAGGATGACGAAAGGGAGGCTTGAATACCTCGAATATTTTCTTCCctgacattttttcttctcctttcgATCCTCGTTTCGATAACATATACAAGCGAAAGCAACCTCGTGAATTGTCGACAATTCGTGGCAACGCGTATAAATACATACGGTGTGTTCTCACATGCAGCACCTACACGCGCGCACGTAAGTTATCGTAGAAAAAATACACGGGGGAAAGCCGTTCGCTTTGAAAAAGAGCCGATTCAACGGCCCTCGTTGTACGTAAGGCGCAATTGTCACCCAACGTTATCAGCGTTACGCGTCGTTCAAGAACTTCAAACACCTGCGACAAGCAATGATGAAAAGACAATGTTACGCCCCTGTCGCCTATCGAACACACGGCCGTACTTCCCCGAACTTATTCTACTTTCGGTTTTGTGGTTTTAACCCTTCGtctgaatactttttttttccatcttttgtCTGTACACTGTTTCGAAGTGTTCTaggctttcaagaaatcaGAAGAAATTCAGGGTTTCTTCTCAAAGTGTTGACTACATTATCTAAAAGTCGGTAGAATCAAAAGTTTGGAAGtattgttcataaaaattgatacttaTAAAATGACTGTTCCCTATAAGACTCGTTGTTCACACGGAGGGTTAAGATAAACATGAGAAtcacaaaaattattctaataattggttttcgtaaaaaaaatcacctttTCGTTGGCACTATGAGTGTTCAAGCTTGCGGTAAGTCTGGGTATAATTTATCCACCgtaagaaatttttgtgaaGTGTTACAGATTTCTTTGCATTTCCgttttttcagttttcctCCGTTTTCAAGATAccgaattttgatttttttgatgttcaaacttttcaaacaatcgtatttcaaaattaagacCTTGTACGACAAAAATTTATGCCACAAAACAGTTGCCTTTTATCTTACCTATAtgaagaaatatttacaattttttggaCTCACTTAATAGATGATTAACGAAATAAAaccttttaaaaatttacatatatttacatgaaattttgtaaatttcataaGACAGACTTTTatggataaaaatattatgcttataattatttaattcaataaatCAGTGGGTGAATCTGAGAGGAGCATCGTAAACGAAAGCTTCAATATCCATTCTACTTTTAAAATtgcttcaaaaatttttaatactctagtcgattcgttcgattttactATAAGTTTTCTGCACctgaaacactttttttttattcacggtGTCGtagttaaatatttaattttacaacatcACGTACATCTAAAGCTCTTATTTATAATTCCATTATGTATTTCTTATCTTTGTATTACCTACTCAAGAGATCTTCGTAGTTCACGAATATCCTACCTATCTCGTAgtgaaattgttaaataatagTATCGACATTTGAGTTATCAGTATCCTTAATACCACAGTTTCGGAGATATTTGACTATCCAATTTAAAGAGGGACACCCTTTGCACACAAGTAAATCGTGTGCAGTCGTGAACACTGAACTTTAGAGCCCGTTACGCCTACGTGCGTGAAGAAGTGAAACGCAGTTAAATCCGTCTATCTCTCCGCAATAACCTTTGGGGGATGGTTTGTGATGTatggaaatgaataaaataggATCTGGCGAGGATGAAATATCATCCAGACTTGCGCACTATTTCATTGAAGTCTTGCAGGAGTTTACTCGATTTTGCGGAGGAAACGGAGCACGGCGCTGGAAGACGAATAATATCAAGGACTCTACGGCGGATCATTTAACGAATTAACAATTATAATCACCCATTAGTATTCCGATAGTTAGCATAAGGATTTCTAACCAGTCCGCGGGCTCGGTGATGGGCACTAAAAACTTTTGGAAAACTAGCTAAATCTTTGGGCAAAATCATCCGGCCAGAATGTTTCCCACAACTTTGATAATATCTTAATTTGTAATCGGCCGCTGAGACAgtataattacaaatttaaaatacttGTACCGAAAGCAAACAAGCTTGCGGTTATACTGGCGCTTCATCTAGACTGATTAACATCAATTATCTAATCATTCGACGCATTCGAAGGGAAAGTTTAAATCGGGATGAGAAATCCGTTgatttacttttgtttttcgtcTTTGTCCAAAGACGAGAAACGAAATCACAATCACTGTCATGACACAagcaattataataataaataatcgcaGCCTAGCTGATACCGAGTCGAAGGTCCATATGCTTGAAGGTGAATTCTGTTCCCGAAAAGGTGAACGGagggtttaattttttatcaacgacgagagatgaaattttgttattcCGACCCATGGAAATGAAGGATCGTccacgaatgaaaaattccgaaCCTTCTAGACCGATCCATTACTCCAGAGAGAGGTTGAGTAAATAATTACCTTACAGCGCCACGCAAGTAATCGAACCAAGCGTATATTTCACGCGGATCTCTGCGAAATACCAGAATTATCGTGCTGTTATCGCTACGACaagatcaaatttttgaactCAAATATGACGGTAGACGGTGCAGAAAAGAAATATCGctgtgaaatttataaatgacaaAGATTGCCCATCGTCGTTTTAAGTCTCGAGATTGTTGTTCCGGCAACGCCGATATCTTCTACCTTCGACGCGTGACATCTGCCTTACCATCAACCAAGTGGCGTTGTTTGTCTGCATGTACCTACGACCCGCACGAAATTCGATAACTGCCAAAATTCCTTTGCTTTATTTTACCTACAAAAGAAAAGCAGATATTTCCGAAGCGACTTCTTCGTCTCCGCAGTCGGATGATCTTTGGAGGGCTTAACCCTCAGTCCAGTTGCCAAATACTGTTCGACATATCCTGTAGTTCGCGTGGAATTCAACCGTTTCGTGCAAACTTATCTCCTGCGAATGCAACCGGTTTTCACGTCGAGCATTCCGCTGATATTCTGCAGCATCGAATACGACTTTCTGCTGAGCCAACTGTCGGCATTCCCTCTGCAATTCGGAGTCATTGATGACCATCTGAAAACAAACAGCGGTTGCATGGAGTCCTGCCCATGATCAGCAGCCagtaaaagaaaatgagatGAAGCGATGACCACCTACAGTATCTTTGTTTTCACTGATCATGCACTGTTATGTAAAATGaacgtaattaaaaaaatttccatcaaCTTGCGATGACTCTGAACtattgcagaaaaaaagtCCGTTTCCTTGTACCAAGCTCGACTGTAATATAAGATCATTATTATGAGAGTAAGAACAATTAGAAATGCATTCTTTCAACAGCGGTgtcgttttgaattttgtttcctttattattattattattgttgtttgttgttattattattgtgctCCATTGGAGATAAAACAAGGTGCAGATCACGTTCGGTAGTTTCTATTATACACAAACAATGCAAGGTTGATTAAAATCAGATCAGTTGTTTCGCGCCAAGTCGAAACAAAACAGAATaccctgaaatttttatcactatGTTAAATATAGATTGAACAAAGGAGTAGCTTGTAATtgtctttgaatttttcactgaGAAAACGTGCACGCGACAGCATAATTAGTCGGATTCTCGCCATTGCATCGGTGCAAGGACTTTGTCTCGGACCGTTAAGCAATACGGTTTCATATCATGAGGTGGCACCGGCCAGTTTTATCGCGGTTGTGTGTTCTCGTTACTTGCTCATCCGAGTTGGCCGGGTGAAGAATGATAAGCGTTGCGCATGGCACGTTTCGAGAGTTGCACACGGCCGTGGAACGGCAAGAAGAGGGAAGGGATTGCGGTTCGATAAAAGCGACACCTTCGGCCGGTGCCACATCAGAAGCCACCGAGAAGCAAACCGACAGTGTCGCAGTTTCGTTCAGCTACAAGAGGAAAACCGAGAAACACATCAGAAATGCCGGGTCCCAACGAAAAGTGCAAAGGTGCGTAGACATATACATTTTCCTTTATACGTGTAACCATTTTCAATAACCGTTGTAGTTTTTCGTTGAACTAAAACGCCGACCAAGTCTTTCCGCAAAGGAATTCAGCTGCAAGCATTCTTCgttgcactgagaaaaaaatttatttcccgGTAACAATTAACATGTATTTGAATATaggaaaataaatgttttgatatcaaattttagtTGAGTCAAATAATGATCTGTAgaaatttgttaataattatttaacaaaTCATATTTGGCTCAACTAAAATTTGTGAATGATAACTAAACATTAATTCAACATATTCAAATATACGCTTGTTAACGGTGAATAAACTCTTTTCTCAGCTTACttcatcataattttcaaattcttaattgataattatttacgTTGTAAGATTTCCGTGAACAATCTTTGTAACCGCCTTGCAGGATATTCGGTTTAGCGATAAGAACAAACGCGCATTTATTTCGGCCTGCTACCGATACACCAAACCGGAAAAAGCATAAACTTCGTCTTTGAGGGCAGTCGAGCGATCAAGACAATGTTTGTTCGAGCGAAAGAAACACCTGTGCTAAGCAACCGATTTTGTCTGCAACTGTTTAGCTACGCCTTGCAAGAACCTTTTGTCGAGTTTATTTCTGTACAAGAATTATTTGCACGATTCGATAAAACAGtataaatttaacgaaattcaATCGTAATGATGTACGAACAATGCTGCCTTTATGAACGAGACTGTTCGTCACCGGATAGCGTGACTATTGATCTGTTCGCGTTTCTGGAATGTCCGGTTAACGGAATGCATGCAGGATGCAGGCAATCACTTGCGTTGAAATGATGACACGATCATCCTGTATACTGCTTTACAAACTCGCAGCATCAGGGTTGGGTActttttgattaattatttccgatctgaaattttattatgatACTCTGTCTTTATGATGCCGAATATTACTAACTTTGGTTCGTAGATCTTTGAACAAGACCCGAAAAATCATTAGCCAAGTTTATTTCATTCGTATTTACCAAACTTACGAcacttttttcaacaaacgcagtttttgatattttattgttatttttcaggTGACTGCCAGGGGTCATGCAAATGTGGATCAGACTGCAAATGCTGCGATGCACCCggaggtaaaaaataaaattcattcatccaATGAAGTACGTCGTGAACTATTGGCGAAAATAATCACTGAAATTACCTGCCACGATTTCTTTGCACTCGATTATTTCGCGAGAGCATTCCAGCACCTTACAAATTTTCAGCGAAGAGCCAGAAGCAAAGCAATTGAGTTTTTGTCGAACATACGGTTGAATTGTGACGAATAAACGTTATAAAAGTTCTATTTCGTCGTACCAAGGCGTAAAAGAGAAACTATTGAAAATTAGataagataatttttaaacactcAAATATTTACGGTGgcaatataattttctttattattcaGAGGTTCATAATTGCGTTTCCTTTTTATTAATTCTTACTCCCacaaatattatacgaaatcgtgaattttctcttttcagaCAAATGCGGCTGCAAGTCCGGCAGCGACTGCAAATGCCAGGATTGCAAATGCACATAAGaagtaagaaataaaatgtcgATGACGGATGCCGGTTGGATTGAGAAAATGGATTTGAACATACTCGCGCTAACTCAACACAACGTAACATAGTCTTAATATGTACGTCGATATGGTCTTTACCTTTTTCATTTGTGCTTGTATTTCTGTTCGAAAAACTTCTACCAAATAATAtgcttaattttatttaactgGCCATGAATCATGTTGTCTAAACATTATACTTACTTCAACGTGATTTCACTTGAATATCACAAGtatcacaataataatatgtaataaatttatctaCCCTGAACATTATgtaaaactaaaataaaagTATTCCACTAATCGAATGGTTAGTCAATAGAGAAACATCACCGTCATTGGAACCCAACAACTATGATTATTATAAGCTGATTAAAAACAATCACAGCTATGTTGACAATTGCGATACGCAATGCTAGCTTGTTGTAGATTAAGAGGAAGATAAACAAATAGGAAGGTAAGGAAGTCGTGCTGGTATAATGAACAATCGACTATCGAATAATGGCCACAACTTAACAACGATACGAAAGATAAAACGTATGCTTACTGTAAAATTAACAGCAAGACCGATCGAGCATCTCAAGTGATTTCAATGAAAGATAGGAAAACTGTATGCGGAAGCCTTGAAGGCGTCAAAGAACCGTAGCATAccttgaagaaataaaaaacaaccgTGCATAAATACGTTTCTTTcagtttataaataaaaaaaccataCCCGCTCCGCCGACGATTGACTCGTGAAAGAATCCGTGTATCGAAGTCAAGATTACAGTTTTTATTCCGAGTCAAACGGGTGCCGAGCTGACCGGTAGATTACACACGAGTTCAATAACCGTACCTGACATCATTGCGCGGAATATAATGGGcggacataaaaaaaaattcctcaagCAAACATCGTACTGGACAATGAATACAGCCATTCAGACGATAATGCCGAATGTGGAGTCACAGGGTAAACGTAACGGTATTGTTAATCAGAGAAAAGGTTAAAACTTGAAATCCGACTGACTTTCCAAGGTCCTCAATTAACCTCtgtcaaaatatttatacacacaatTGCTTCCGGTAGAGGAATGGCTAGGTATTGGATTCGTTGATGCACATTTGTACTCCAAGCATATAGAGATTCATGGCCCTAATGAATGTCGATCGATTCTGAGTAGACGTTggaaaattgtacaatttttacgCTGACACAAGAACGCTGAAGGACTGCAATTCTGTCCGTTGAAATATGCTACacaactgattgtgagaaacaCAATGTACTCCTCTAGAACACCTGCCGTTCGTCTTGCCTTGCTCACATGCCGATCGTGGATTGAAAGGATGCTATAATTTATGTCCACCTCATCGATCATGCTTCAATGAGAAACACCTCGGTACACTTTAATTACatcataaaaaattcattatactattactttttcacaaaaaaaccATAATTCTTGTGTAATTCTGGTGAGTAATCGCTGGTTTTATTCGTCAATAAATTCTGCACAGACCGTCTAAGTCAAATTGTGAATGAACCACAAGTTTAAcatatgaaaattattacgttATCATTATGTTATACATCGCACATGTCGAATTTTCTTCGCCAACTGACAAGCTCAAGAA is a genomic window containing:
- the LOC107218387 gene encoding uncharacterized protein LOC107218387, whose translation is MRWHRPVLSRLCVLVTCSSDHREANRQCRSFVQLQEENRETHQKCRVPTKSAKVTARGHANVDQTANAAMHPETNAAASPAATANARIANAHKK